One Bacteroidota bacterium genomic region harbors:
- a CDS encoding glycosyltransferase family 2 protein, producing the protein MVTADRPLWVRRAVRCFQWQTWPHRELVVLDDGQEDLSPILAELPPEQVRYERLRGPRKPLGALRNLALELATGDYCIQWDDDDWYHPDRIRVQMRYALMGYEAVLLGHTLMHLDVPLWRKHPFRAWLPHGTPGTILHRRDLRMRYPEWARQEDTAYRDQWRSRRVRVLGRRYAYLFIRCYHGRNTWDLAHFLVRLRNHPLGYLAYWYARLRGSWAHHPAFRLSPQEQLAFAQFERDTQIVRQEHASFYAGAS; encoded by the coding sequence ATGGTAACCGCTGACCGCCCCCTGTGGGTGCGGCGGGCTGTGCGGTGTTTTCAGTGGCAAACCTGGCCTCACCGGGAGCTCGTCGTGCTCGACGACGGGCAAGAGGACCTAAGCCCGATTTTGGCTGAATTGCCCCCTGAACAAGTCCGATACGAGCGCCTCCGAGGACCCCGCAAGCCCCTTGGGGCGCTCCGGAACCTGGCCCTGGAGCTCGCCACGGGCGACTACTGCATACAATGGGACGACGACGATTGGTACCACCCCGATAGAATCCGGGTGCAGATGCGCTACGCCCTCATGGGCTATGAAGCTGTGCTGCTGGGCCACACGCTCATGCATCTGGACGTTCCGTTATGGCGAAAACACCCCTTTCGGGCCTGGCTGCCCCACGGCACCCCCGGCACGATCCTGCACCGCCGCGACCTGCGCATGCGCTACCCGGAATGGGCTCGTCAGGAGGATACGGCTTATCGGGACCAATGGCGCTCCCGACGGGTGCGGGTGTTGGGGCGCCGCTATGCGTATCTGTTCATCCGCTGCTACCATGGGCGCAACACCTGGGACCTGGCCCATTTTCTTGTGCGGCTGCGCAACCATCCCCTTGGATACCTGGCTTACTGGTATGCGCGGCTTCGGGGCAGCTGGGCGCATCACCCCGCCTTCCGCTTAAGCCCTCAGGAGCAGCTGGCCTTCGCCCAGTTTGAGCGCGACACGCAAATCGTACGACAAGAACATGCCTCCTTTTATGCGGGAGCTTCTTAA
- a CDS encoding DUF3047 domain-containing protein: MPRLGDCLPPLRRPLPGSAVLIEDFELDPPGHWPQAWGALEDRRLRPITAQDTAAGRYPFRIRRECDNQFVRVRTEGIWTYVLYPNGERRIWNLHTHPVLYWNWRVRRLPRGAREDQRAIDDSAAGLMITFSVNALGVPRTIRYVWSSTLPVGTVLSKGVWGNLKIVVVASGPEGLNRWMSLVRDVRQDYRRLFGGEPPAIPLAIGLWSDSDSTQDQSEADFDNLIALPSAELAMRLLP, translated from the coding sequence ATGCCCCGCCTCGGGGACTGCCTGCCGCCCTTGAGGAGGCCCCTTCCGGGATCCGCCGTGCTCATCGAGGATTTCGAGCTCGATCCCCCTGGGCATTGGCCCCAGGCGTGGGGGGCGCTTGAGGATCGGCGGCTGCGCCCTATTACGGCTCAGGATACGGCGGCCGGCCGATATCCGTTTCGGATCCGACGGGAATGCGACAACCAATTCGTGCGCGTGCGCACCGAAGGGATCTGGACCTACGTGCTCTATCCGAACGGCGAGCGCCGGATCTGGAACCTGCACACCCATCCGGTGCTCTACTGGAACTGGCGCGTGCGCCGGCTCCCCCGGGGCGCGCGCGAAGACCAAAGGGCCATAGACGATTCCGCCGCGGGCCTTATGATCACTTTCTCCGTCAACGCCCTGGGCGTTCCTCGCACGATCCGATACGTTTGGAGCAGCACGCTTCCCGTGGGCACGGTCCTCTCTAAGGGCGTCTGGGGGAACCTCAAAATCGTGGTGGTGGCCAGCGGCCCCGAGGGGCTCAACCGGTGGATGAGTCTCGTCCGGGATGTGCGGCAGGACTACCGCCGCCTCTTCGGGGGTGAGCCTCCGGCGATTCCGCTTGCCATCGGGCTGTGGTCGGACTCCGACTCCACTCAGGATCAATCAGAGGCGGACTTCGACAACCTGATCGCGCTTCCGAGCGCTGAGCTGGCCATGCGGCTGCTGCCATGA
- a CDS encoding MMPL family transporter, giving the protein MNALFARLAPHLVRLYRRSGWVLLAAGSLSLLGAYYGLRLRIDTDLANLLPRETPSVLALERLRQTLGAESKVQVIIQSPSFAANLAFAQSLIEAARSLRDTVTGEPFFRRIDFERDPGPLRTKALYLATEQELEALKRFLEREAERARLRANPFFFELEEEPDSAEQAVWMRERSLLQDAYNTILPKRYPISEDSTVMIVELVPVGSEIDVGYVRRLYERLERLVGELRPARYHPQMHVELGGRMRRRLFELEAVTHDVFSSFAAGFSSVLALLAGYFWLKAARARIRAGFSKRRAYLEELLRVPVPLLLIGLPLLMGLSWTFGLAWWLFGKLNLMTAVLFVILFGMGIDYGIHAYARYIELRTRGDDVFGALEHLIRWVGPAIATSALTTAASLYVLVFARFRGFSEFGFIAGTGVLFALVGALLILPALLVWAERFRLVHLPPAVTPPKRAASPAGRFPAPRFVLGLGFGLSAICLAALPRLGFEYDFGRLEPEFPEYAHLRELEVRVFGLVQKRNPAYVITASPEDAAAVAAELRRRMAADTSSPTILSVEALAERLPVDPETQRRKLALLAEIRTLLEDPFLRGAQGEEQALLDRLREAAQVDRPLRVEEVPDYLKQLFLTREGTLGNFVVIYPAVGLSDARNSIAFKEDVGRIALPNGKVYYAASSSIVAADMIELMQAEAPYMVGATLGVIVLLMWMTFGSLGWTFIALLPLLVGFGWLFGLMGLAGVLLNLYNITVLPAVLGIGEDNGVHITHRYQEEGPGGLFRVLRSTGQHITIGSATTMLGFGGLFTTFHPGLWSMGFVAFWGVGLTLLSALLLLPALLQYLEDTGRLPRKGWHVGGSIPEGQALRPDGLRS; this is encoded by the coding sequence ATGAACGCCTTGTTCGCCCGCCTGGCTCCGCATCTGGTGCGCCTGTATCGGCGCTCGGGATGGGTCTTGCTGGCGGCCGGCTCGCTCAGCCTTCTGGGGGCCTATTACGGTCTTCGGCTGCGCATCGATACGGATCTGGCCAACCTGCTGCCGCGGGAGACCCCCAGCGTGCTCGCCCTGGAGCGGTTGCGCCAGACCCTAGGCGCGGAATCCAAGGTGCAGGTTATCATCCAGAGCCCCTCTTTTGCGGCGAACTTGGCCTTTGCCCAAAGTCTTATCGAGGCCGCGCGCTCCCTGCGCGACACCGTAACGGGGGAGCCGTTTTTTCGGCGCATCGACTTTGAGCGCGATCCGGGCCCGTTGCGCACCAAGGCGCTCTATCTGGCCACTGAGCAGGAGCTAGAGGCCTTAAAGCGCTTTCTGGAGCGTGAGGCCGAACGGGCTCGGTTGCGCGCCAACCCGTTTTTTTTCGAGCTCGAAGAAGAGCCCGATAGCGCCGAGCAGGCCGTCTGGATGCGAGAGCGCAGCCTGCTGCAGGACGCCTATAATACAATCCTGCCCAAGCGCTACCCGATCTCGGAAGACAGTACGGTCATGATCGTCGAGCTCGTCCCCGTGGGGAGCGAAATCGACGTGGGGTACGTGCGCCGGCTCTATGAGCGGTTAGAGCGGTTGGTCGGGGAGCTAAGGCCGGCGCGCTATCATCCGCAGATGCATGTGGAGCTCGGAGGGCGCATGCGCCGGCGGCTTTTCGAACTAGAGGCCGTCACCCATGACGTCTTTTCCAGCTTCGCGGCCGGCTTCTCCTCGGTGCTTGCGCTGCTAGCCGGATACTTTTGGCTTAAAGCCGCTCGGGCCCGCATTCGGGCCGGCTTCTCCAAGCGCCGGGCCTATCTGGAGGAGCTTCTGCGCGTTCCGGTGCCGCTGCTGCTTATCGGGCTTCCCCTGCTGATGGGCCTGAGCTGGACCTTCGGGTTGGCTTGGTGGCTTTTCGGCAAGCTCAACCTCATGACGGCCGTGCTGTTTGTGATCCTATTCGGTATGGGCATCGACTACGGCATTCACGCCTATGCACGCTATATAGAGCTGCGTACGCGGGGCGACGACGTCTTCGGGGCCCTGGAGCACCTCATCCGTTGGGTGGGGCCCGCCATCGCCACAAGCGCGCTCACCACGGCCGCCTCCTTATACGTGCTCGTGTTCGCCCGCTTTCGGGGCTTTTCGGAGTTTGGCTTCATAGCGGGCACGGGCGTGCTCTTCGCCCTCGTAGGCGCGCTGCTTATCTTGCCGGCCCTTCTGGTTTGGGCGGAGCGCTTTCGACTCGTGCACCTCCCCCCGGCGGTGACCCCGCCGAAGCGGGCCGCCTCTCCTGCGGGACGCTTCCCGGCCCCCCGGTTCGTCTTGGGCCTGGGCTTTGGGCTTTCCGCGATATGCCTTGCGGCTTTGCCCCGTTTGGGATTCGAGTACGACTTCGGCAGGCTAGAGCCCGAATTCCCCGAGTACGCCCATCTGCGCGAGCTTGAGGTTCGGGTCTTTGGCCTGGTGCAGAAGCGCAACCCGGCCTACGTGATCACCGCTAGCCCAGAGGACGCCGCCGCCGTGGCCGCAGAGCTGCGCCGTCGCATGGCGGCCGACACGAGCTCGCCTACGATCCTTTCGGTTGAGGCCCTGGCCGAGCGCTTGCCCGTGGATCCCGAAACGCAGCGGCGCAAGCTCGCCCTGCTGGCCGAGATCCGAACCCTGCTTGAGGACCCTTTTTTGCGAGGCGCGCAGGGCGAGGAGCAGGCGCTTCTGGATCGGCTGCGGGAGGCGGCCCAGGTTGACCGCCCCCTTCGGGTCGAAGAGGTGCCGGATTACCTCAAGCAGCTTTTCCTTACCCGGGAGGGGACGCTGGGCAACTTTGTGGTGATCTACCCCGCCGTGGGCCTTTCGGACGCCCGCAACTCCATCGCCTTTAAAGAGGACGTGGGGCGCATCGCGCTTCCCAACGGCAAGGTTTACTATGCGGCGAGCTCCTCGATTGTCGCCGCTGACATGATCGAGCTCATGCAAGCCGAGGCCCCGTATATGGTGGGGGCGACCCTGGGCGTGATCGTGCTCCTTATGTGGATGACCTTTGGCTCGCTGGGCTGGACCTTCATCGCCCTTCTGCCCCTTCTGGTGGGCTTCGGGTGGCTTTTCGGGCTTATGGGGCTGGCCGGGGTTCTGCTGAACCTGTATAACATCACCGTGCTTCCCGCCGTGCTCGGAATCGGAGAGGACAACGGGGTGCACATCACGCATCGCTACCAAGAGGAGGGCCCGGGCGGTCTGTTCCGGGTACTGCGCAGTACCGGGCAGCATATTACCATCGGCTCGGCCACGACGATGTTGGGCTTTGGGGGTCTTTTTACCACCTTCCACCCTGGACTGTGGAGTATGGGCTTTGTGGCCTTCTGGGGCGTGGGCTTGACGCTCCTGAGCGCCTTGTTGCTTCTGCCCGCTTTGTTGCAGTACTTGGAGGACACAGGCCGACTGCCCCGAAAGGGCTGGCATGTAGGGGGTTCGATCCCAGAAGGCCAGGCGCTCCGGCCTGACGGTTTGCGAAGCTAA
- a CDS encoding glycosyltransferase family 1 protein: MSATALRVALFTGNYHYIPDGVALTLNRLVRFLLERRIPVLVFSPTAPRPALEPTGELVPVPSVPVPGRAEYRFSIPFSPRLWRRLRAFGPTLLHVATPDLLGLMALRYGQGHGIPVVASYHTHFASYLKYYRFDGLEQTSWRYFVWFYNQCQHVYVPTPEMERELRAHGVETEIRRWARGVDTDLFHPARRSEAWRRMVGVQDRERVVLFVSRLVQEKNLPTLKAVFQQLHALEPELRFVVIGDGPEREELARALPFVRFLGHQTGEALATGYASSDVFVFPSDTETFGNVTLEAMASGLPAVCADAAGSRFLVRHGQTGFLCPPYEVEAYVERIRLLLRDEPLRRRMGQEARQWAETFAWERVMDELLGHYRDVLQSQTSMVPALEAVASPVGNAKSP; the protein is encoded by the coding sequence ATGTCGGCTACCGCATTGCGTGTTGCCCTTTTTACGGGCAATTATCATTACATCCCCGACGGGGTGGCGCTCACGCTCAACCGGCTGGTGCGGTTTCTGCTGGAGCGGCGCATCCCCGTGCTGGTCTTTAGCCCCACTGCGCCCCGACCTGCTCTGGAGCCAACCGGAGAGCTGGTACCCGTTCCTTCGGTGCCCGTGCCGGGGCGGGCGGAATATCGGTTCTCGATCCCCTTCTCCCCCCGCCTCTGGCGCCGGCTGCGCGCCTTTGGGCCCACGCTACTGCACGTGGCTACCCCGGATCTGCTGGGTCTGATGGCGCTTCGCTATGGGCAAGGGCATGGGATCCCGGTCGTGGCCTCCTATCATACCCACTTTGCCAGCTACCTCAAGTACTATCGTTTTGACGGCCTGGAGCAGACCAGCTGGCGCTACTTCGTCTGGTTTTACAATCAATGCCAGCACGTATACGTGCCCACCCCGGAGATGGAGCGGGAGCTGCGCGCCCACGGCGTGGAAACCGAAATCCGACGCTGGGCGCGCGGCGTGGACACGGATCTTTTTCACCCCGCCCGTCGCTCCGAGGCCTGGCGGCGTATGGTCGGGGTTCAGGATCGGGAGCGGGTCGTGCTTTTCGTCAGCCGTCTCGTGCAGGAGAAGAACCTGCCCACGCTCAAGGCCGTCTTTCAGCAGCTGCACGCTCTGGAGCCGGAGCTTCGATTTGTCGTCATTGGAGACGGTCCGGAGCGAGAGGAGCTGGCCCGCGCCCTGCCGTTTGTGCGCTTTCTGGGGCATCAAACAGGAGAGGCGCTCGCCACAGGGTACGCCTCAAGCGATGTGTTCGTATTCCCCTCCGATACGGAGACCTTTGGCAACGTTACGCTGGAGGCTATGGCGAGCGGCCTGCCGGCCGTATGCGCCGACGCCGCCGGCAGCCGCTTCTTGGTCCGACATGGACAGACGGGTTTTCTCTGCCCCCCCTACGAGGTGGAGGCTTACGTGGAGCGAATCCGGCTTCTGTTGCGCGATGAGCCCCTGCGGCGGCGTATGGGGCAGGAGGCCCGCCAGTGGGCGGAGACTTTCGCCTGGGAGCGCGTCATGGATGAGCTCCTGGGGCATTATCGGGATGTCCTGCAGAGTCAGACGTCCATGGTCCCGGCGCTAGAGGCGGTTGCATCCCCGGTAGGGAACGCTAAGTCGCCATAA
- a CDS encoding FAD-dependent monooxygenase yields MKSRLDVLVVGAGPVGLWTALRLHQLGVRELRLIDRAQRTNLHSYALALHSRSLELLEAAGLLEDALTRGHRISRIGLYEGSTLQAELDLTSLPSRHPYVLVLPQSSLEAILEHHLRAQHQPVEWYHELVEATSGPDSVRVRIATLTQTMQGYPILELVQSVAHVRELESRFVIGADGFHSFVRRAAGIEYSSFGEATYYAVFEFRTPAILPDELRLQFDGSLGSALWPMGHGLYRWSFQIDAGQVSLPINPEWFEQLLRSRAPWWAEIPFEIVWMSKARFERRLADRFGSGRMWLVGDAAHLSWPFGVQSMNRGLEEGEELAQSIAAILSGNATEASLEAYGARAQAAWEALLGVTIQPEATDTASAWTRAHRLELLYSLPATGKALEALLAQVGLRWQAPLMAT; encoded by the coding sequence ATGAAATCCCGCTTAGATGTTCTTGTGGTGGGGGCCGGTCCCGTGGGGCTATGGACGGCCCTGCGGCTACACCAGCTCGGTGTGCGCGAACTAAGGCTCATCGATCGAGCCCAACGCACCAACCTGCACAGTTACGCCTTAGCCCTCCACAGCCGTTCCCTGGAGCTCCTAGAGGCTGCGGGCCTGCTCGAGGACGCACTAACGCGCGGCCACCGCATCAGCCGGATCGGGCTTTACGAGGGATCTACCCTGCAGGCCGAGCTAGACCTAACGAGCCTGCCCAGCCGGCATCCCTACGTGCTTGTGCTCCCGCAAAGCTCCCTGGAGGCCATTTTGGAACATCACCTGCGCGCCCAGCATCAGCCCGTGGAGTGGTATCATGAGCTAGTTGAGGCCACTTCCGGGCCAGATAGCGTGCGGGTGCGCATAGCCACGCTGACGCAAACCATGCAGGGATACCCTATACTGGAACTCGTGCAAAGCGTAGCCCATGTGCGGGAGCTCGAAAGCCGCTTTGTGATCGGGGCAGACGGATTTCACTCCTTCGTGCGTCGGGCGGCTGGAATCGAGTACTCCTCTTTCGGGGAGGCTACCTATTACGCGGTCTTCGAATTCCGGACCCCGGCGATTTTGCCCGACGAACTGCGCCTGCAGTTTGACGGATCCTTGGGCAGCGCCCTCTGGCCGATGGGTCACGGCTTGTACCGGTGGAGCTTCCAGATCGACGCCGGACAGGTGAGCCTGCCTATCAACCCCGAGTGGTTCGAGCAACTCCTGCGCAGCCGCGCCCCGTGGTGGGCCGAGATCCCCTTCGAAATCGTGTGGATGTCCAAGGCCCGCTTTGAACGCCGTTTGGCCGATCGATTCGGCTCGGGCCGCATGTGGCTGGTGGGCGACGCAGCGCACCTGAGCTGGCCTTTTGGTGTGCAGAGCATGAACCGGGGGCTTGAAGAGGGCGAGGAGCTAGCCCAGAGCATAGCGGCGATCCTGTCGGGCAACGCCACGGAGGCGTCGCTCGAGGCTTATGGGGCCAGAGCGCAGGCCGCCTGGGAAGCGCTATTAGGGGTGACGATCCAACCGGAGGCCACCGATACGGCTTCAGCCTGGACACGAGCACACCGGCTGGAGTTGCTCTATAGCCTGCCCGCCACGGGAAAAGCGCTGGAGGCCCTGCTAGCCCAAGTAGGCCTGCGTTGGCAAGCGCCTCTTATGGCGACTTAG
- a CDS encoding RNA polymerase sigma factor → MEKTRWDKTAEEAWAEEAALLEAFRNGCREEAFTELVRRYQERIYGLIRRLVRDHATADDLTQEVFLRAWEGLGRFRGQARLYSWLYRIALNVTMSYFRKQRLRRWIRLEELLPIPVDPAEDPAEVLELEERQRALERAVERLPPKQRMVFMLRYFENLRYEEISQLLGRSVGALKANYHHAVAKLGRYLNPNKPNELL, encoded by the coding sequence ATGGAAAAAACACGCTGGGATAAAACTGCAGAGGAAGCTTGGGCGGAAGAGGCCGCGCTATTGGAGGCGTTTCGCAACGGATGCCGCGAGGAGGCGTTCACCGAACTCGTACGGCGCTATCAGGAGCGGATCTACGGCCTGATCCGTCGCTTGGTTCGCGACCATGCCACGGCCGACGATCTCACGCAGGAGGTGTTCTTGCGGGCATGGGAGGGCCTGGGGCGCTTCCGCGGCCAGGCGCGGTTGTACTCATGGCTGTATCGCATCGCGCTCAACGTGACCATGAGCTATTTTCGCAAACAGCGCCTGCGTCGCTGGATACGTCTGGAGGAGCTCCTGCCGATTCCTGTGGATCCCGCCGAAGATCCCGCAGAGGTTTTGGAGCTTGAGGAACGACAGCGCGCTCTCGAGCGCGCCGTAGAGCGGCTCCCGCCCAAGCAACGCATGGTCTTTATGCTGCGTTATTTTGAGAACCTGCGCTACGAAGAGATCAGCCAGCTTTTGGGTCGCAGCGTGGGGGCGCTTAAAGCCAACTACCATCACGCCGTGGCCAAACTGGGCCGGTACTTAAACCCCAATAAACCTAACGAGCTGCTATGA
- a CDS encoding TetR/AcrR family transcriptional regulator: MSTLELSRREREKQQRRNELLQAARQVFAERGYEGATLEEIAQRAQLGKGTVYNYFPSKQELFFSILDEVHAQGLALAKAVMSRPLPLQEKYRQYMLEAIGLFQDNLDLFQILIKDGQRLLLEASQREAGRYWMHKHQALVEVLRQPLEQAIAEGQIRPLAPSGVVYMILGAVHHYMMLTARQEEAPRPEELADFVVSVLFEGLLPRS, encoded by the coding sequence GTGAGCACACTTGAGCTTTCGCGCCGGGAGCGCGAAAAACAGCAGCGACGCAACGAGCTATTGCAAGCGGCCCGCCAGGTTTTTGCCGAGCGCGGATACGAGGGCGCTACGCTAGAGGAGATCGCCCAACGAGCCCAGCTCGGCAAGGGGACCGTATACAACTACTTCCCCAGCAAGCAGGAGCTTTTCTTCAGCATTTTGGACGAGGTCCACGCGCAGGGTCTGGCCTTGGCTAAGGCCGTTATGAGTCGCCCATTGCCCCTTCAGGAGAAGTACCGCCAGTACATGCTGGAGGCCATTGGGCTCTTTCAAGACAACCTGGACCTATTCCAGATCCTCATCAAAGACGGTCAGCGGCTGCTGCTGGAGGCGTCTCAGCGCGAGGCCGGCCGCTACTGGATGCACAAACATCAGGCCCTGGTGGAGGTGCTGCGTCAGCCCTTGGAGCAAGCCATCGCGGAGGGGCAGATTCGGCCCCTTGCCCCTAGCGGCGTGGTGTACATGATTCTGGGGGCGGTGCACCATTACATGATGCTCACGGCGCGTCAAGAGGAGGCGCCGCGCCCCGAAGAGCTGGCCGATTTCGTGGTTTCGGTGCTTTTTGAGGGGCTTTTACCGAGAAGCTAA
- a CDS encoding TolC family protein, which translates to MRVLTLIGLCCLGPIPVEAQSAGRPLRLEDALQIALDRNRQLRVAVLEWERAQQQVRESWGNVYPEITAQTQYTNNVRRPVFFFPDFTAEPGPDGKRPLRPITVGALNAWNTVLTVRQALFQGQVFVGLGVAQVYEELAEEALRGSSLQVVTAVKQAFYGVLLAQEQLRLVQQSIERTEAALREARALQAQGLVSGYDVLRLEVQLANLQPQLIRTQNGVEAAKNALKAQIGLDVEAPIEVSGALAYADARPIPSLEEAFAIAQERRSDLRQARIRARLEAQRVAAERAALYPSLYAFASWQGQAQGEQFRFFGMGDPQQRFVSSLAVGLQLQVPIFSGFRRIARIEQAQLGYRQARTQQEQLEELAKAELRTLIGNLREALARVEAQNRAVEQARKGYEIARARYREGTGSQLEITDAEFLLTQAEVNRLQAIYDALIARAELDRAMGHVPEIEK; encoded by the coding sequence ATGCGTGTCCTTACCCTGATAGGGCTTTGCTGTTTGGGTCCCATACCGGTCGAAGCCCAAAGCGCAGGGCGGCCGCTTCGATTGGAGGATGCTCTGCAGATAGCCTTGGATCGCAACCGTCAACTGCGGGTGGCCGTGCTCGAGTGGGAGCGCGCCCAACAGCAGGTGCGCGAATCCTGGGGCAACGTCTACCCTGAGATCACGGCGCAGACGCAGTACACGAACAACGTCAGGCGTCCGGTTTTCTTCTTCCCGGATTTCACGGCCGAGCCGGGCCCGGATGGCAAGCGTCCCCTGCGGCCCATCACGGTGGGGGCGCTTAACGCCTGGAACACCGTCCTTACGGTTCGGCAAGCGCTCTTTCAGGGTCAAGTCTTTGTGGGGCTCGGTGTGGCCCAAGTGTACGAAGAGTTGGCTGAGGAGGCCCTGCGCGGCTCCAGCCTGCAGGTCGTCACGGCCGTCAAACAAGCTTTCTACGGGGTGCTGCTGGCACAGGAGCAGCTGCGCCTGGTGCAGCAGAGTATAGAGCGGACCGAGGCCGCCCTGCGGGAAGCCCGGGCCCTGCAGGCCCAGGGGCTGGTTTCCGGCTATGACGTGCTGCGTCTGGAGGTGCAGCTGGCAAACTTGCAGCCCCAGCTGATCCGGACACAGAACGGGGTAGAGGCAGCCAAAAACGCTCTAAAAGCCCAGATCGGCTTGGATGTGGAGGCTCCGATCGAAGTCTCGGGCGCCTTGGCCTATGCCGACGCGCGTCCGATACCGAGCCTAGAGGAGGCTTTCGCTATAGCCCAGGAGCGGCGCTCGGATCTGCGTCAGGCGCGGATTCGGGCGCGCCTGGAGGCGCAGCGCGTGGCGGCCGAGCGCGCCGCTTTGTATCCGAGCTTGTACGCCTTCGCCAGTTGGCAGGGGCAGGCTCAAGGCGAACAATTCCGCTTCTTCGGCATGGGGGACCCCCAACAGCGTTTCGTGAGCAGTTTGGCCGTTGGGCTGCAGCTGCAGGTGCCGATTTTTTCGGGCTTTCGCCGCATCGCTCGCATCGAGCAGGCGCAGCTGGGCTATCGACAGGCGCGGACCCAACAGGAGCAGCTTGAGGAGCTGGCCAAGGCCGAGCTGCGGACTCTGATCGGCAACCTGCGCGAGGCCCTAGCCCGCGTAGAGGCTCAGAATCGGGCCGTAGAACAGGCGCGAAAAGGCTATGAGATCGCCCGTGCTCGATATCGCGAGGGAACCGGTAGCCAACTAGAGATCACCGACGCCGAGTTTCTGCTTACACAGGCCGAAGTCAATCGACTGCAGGCCATCTACGATGCCCTCATCGCCCGGGCCGAGCTGGATCGGGCGATGGGCCATGTGCCCGAAATCGAAAAGTAA
- a CDS encoding efflux RND transporter periplasmic adaptor subunit, with product MHTLRLLSYGIGALVLIGCQRPEAGGSARSPQETTIQLQPAAASERILNVEVTPLQEKPFDAFLRLTGTAAAYYDLRLAAEEGGRVAKVYADKGAYVSAGGAIVKLDDTLLRTALEEAEASHELAKETYERQRRLWQEDSIGTELQYLQARYAYAAARSKLETLRARLEKTVVRAPVSGIVDRLFVHEGEMAAPGAPVARLVHVDRIKVTAGVPERWAERIRPGMPAQLSFDVLPGRTFRGRIAYVGPSIDAQNRTLPIEVEIPNPGRLIKPEMVAELRILLTRLPAALVVPKAVLVRTEAGFQVFVAARQADGSYRAEARRVELGPENETEVVVTKGLAPGELLITVGYEKLNPNDRVRILNPVQPVAIK from the coding sequence GTGCACACACTGCGGTTGCTTTCCTACGGCATTGGCGCTCTCGTGCTCATCGGATGTCAGCGCCCCGAGGCGGGCGGCTCTGCGCGCTCACCCCAGGAGACCACGATCCAACTTCAGCCGGCCGCCGCCTCGGAGCGCATCCTGAATGTGGAGGTCACTCCCCTGCAAGAGAAGCCCTTTGACGCCTTTTTGCGGCTTACGGGCACGGCGGCGGCTTATTACGATCTGCGCCTGGCCGCAGAGGAGGGCGGGCGTGTGGCCAAGGTATACGCCGACAAGGGCGCCTACGTCTCGGCCGGAGGGGCTATTGTAAAGCTCGATGACACGCTCTTGCGCACGGCTCTCGAAGAGGCCGAGGCGTCTCATGAACTAGCCAAGGAGACCTACGAGCGGCAGCGGCGCCTGTGGCAGGAGGACTCGATCGGAACCGAGCTTCAGTACCTGCAGGCCCGCTATGCGTATGCGGCCGCCCGTTCTAAGCTGGAGACGCTGCGCGCCCGCCTGGAGAAGACCGTCGTGCGCGCCCCGGTCTCGGGGATTGTGGATCGTCTTTTCGTGCATGAGGGCGAAATGGCCGCTCCCGGCGCCCCTGTGGCTCGTTTGGTTCACGTGGACCGGATCAAGGTCACGGCCGGGGTGCCGGAGCGCTGGGCTGAAAGGATTCGGCCGGGCATGCCTGCGCAGCTGTCCTTCGACGTCCTGCCGGGCAGAACGTTTCGGGGTCGCATTGCTTACGTGGGCCCATCCATCGATGCGCAAAACCGCACGCTTCCGATCGAGGTGGAGATCCCCAATCCCGGTCGGCTGATCAAGCCTGAGATGGTGGCCGAGCTCCGAATCTTGCTAACGCGCCTGCCGGCCGCCCTCGTGGTTCCCAAGGCCGTGCTGGTGCGCACAGAAGCCGGCTTCCAGGTTTTCGTGGCCGCTCGGCAAGCCGATGGCTCTTATCGGGCCGAGGCGCGCCGGGTGGAGCTGGGCCCTGAAAACGAAACCGAGGTCGTCGTAACCAAGGGTCTTGCTCCCGGAGAGCTGCTTATCACTGTCGGATACGAGAAGCTCAATCCCAACGACCGGGTCCGGATCCTGAACCCGGTTCAACCCGTGGCGATCAAGTAA